Genomic segment of Nocardiopsis mwathae:
CGGTCTGATGGCTGCCGCTGGGAGCGCTGAGAGCGGTGAATCGTCAGCTCAGAACATCGTCATCCGGCTCGACGACATTCTGGCGGACCGGGGGATGACCCTGGCCGAACTCGCCCGGCGGGTGGACGTGACCGTCGTCAACCTGTCCGTGCTGAAGAACGGCCGAGCCAAGGCGATCCGCTTCTCCACCCTGGCCCGGATCTGCGAGGCGCTCGACTGCCAACCCGGCGAGCTCATCGAGCATCGGAAGCAGGCCGAGGATCGTTGATCTCGCCGCACAGGCGGAAACCTACACCTACACCCACACTCGCACTCGCACTCGCACTCGCACCGAAGACGTCGAACATCGCCGCCGTCATTACGATGAGCGTGTCCGGTTCGCTCTGATCCACAGCGGACCGGGTGATCCGATCCGCGCTGGATCCGCACGCCGAAGGCGCCCGAGTTGTCGCCGTCCACCGCTAGGGTTCTGAACCATGTCGGGACGACCTTTGAACGAGATCATGGAC
This window contains:
- a CDS encoding helix-turn-helix domain-containing protein, with amino-acid sequence MAAAGSAESGESSAQNIVIRLDDILADRGMTLAELARRVDVTVVNLSVLKNGRAKAIRFSTLARICEALDCQPGELIEHRKQAEDR